The window GTTCTCCCATCGAGGGTCGAGGGGAGCATGCGCTGCCGCCAACACCCTGTCAACTCCCATCGACCATCGATGGGAACGCGGCCGGATGAACTCCGCGCCTACGCGCCGGCCGCGCGGTCGGCCGCGTCCTGGCGACGCTGCGCCTCCTGCCAGTCCACCGTGGGCGCCACGTCACGGTCGTCGAGCGCCAGACTGGCCATCGCGCGCTCCACCACCGGCGCGCCAAGCGCCTCCGGCAGGGCGAGGCCGAACGCCAACTCGGCCCGGCGACACAATCGCTCCTCGCGCGACATGTCGTCACCATCGTGGTGTGCGCCCATGGCGTTCACCCGCGCATGAATGCCTTCATGCACAATCGACGAGGCCACCGGAGCGGCCGAGATGTCGCGTCGCGCCAGGAACGTGAGTTCGGTGATGATCACCCGCTCGCCGGGGAGATAGGCGCCGCGGCAGGCAAACCGCTCCACGCGGATACCCTGGATGTCGCGTTGCAAATGACGCAGGCGCCAGGGTTGATGCGTGTGAATGAGATCGAGCGCCTCGGTGAGTCGATGGACCACATCGGCGGTGGCGATGTCGGGTCGCGTGTTGTTCACCGACACCGGGACACCGCGAATGGTGAAATACTCTACCGTCGAACGCATAGCGGACGCTCCGGTCACCAGCGCGACAAGGCGATTGAAGAATGACGGCATCAGGCCGCCAGCACCACACCGATCACGCCGACCACGGCCACCAACAGCGCGCCCGGTATGGAGAAGCGCAACCAACGCGAAAAGTCGACTCGCGCCCCCAGCAGGCAGGCCAGGAGTGCTCCATTCGTGGGGGTGACGAGCTCGCACAATCCCGCGCCGGTTTGATACGCGATGACGGCGGCATCACGAGAGATACCCGACAGATCGGCCAACGGTGCCATGAGTGGCATGGTGAGGACCGCCTGACCGCTCACCGACGGCACCGGAACGTGAATGAGGGCTTGCATGGGGATCATGAGCAGGCCGGCGGCGATACCGGGTGCCTTGGCCAACGGTGTGGCCAGGCCATACACGATGGTGTCCATCACATGGCCGTCGGTGAGCACCACGCTCATGGCACGTGCAACGCCGATGAACAGCGATGCCGCCAGCAGTCCCTGCATGCCTTCCAGCAGCGCGACCGCGGTCTCTGACACGCCGCGTCCGGACACCAGCCCCACCGCGAAGCCGACAATCAGGAACATGGCTGAGAGTTCGTTGAATCCCCAGTCGTATCGCATCACCCCGATGACATAGGGGATGAACGGCAGCACCACGAGCGCCAACAACACGACGTCGCGACCGGTTGCCGGCGTGGTGGCAGGCGCGGTGACATCCGGACGCACATCGTCGCGCCGACTCATGAACAGCGTCCAGGCGATCCAGACGGTCACCGCGGCTGCCATCAGTCCGAATCGCAATCCCGGCTGCGAGAGCGGCGGCAGTTCCGCGAATCGCAGTGCGATACCAGTCTGGAACGGATTCGTCGGCCCGAATGCCGCGCCCACGGCGGCCGCGCCAACGCTCATCGCCAGCGCGGTGACCGCGCCGAACCCCAGCCCTCGACTCAAGACCAGCAAGACCGGAATGAGCGCGATGATCTCCTCCTGCATGTTCTCCAGCGCGCCCAGCCCGGCGAACGCCACGCTGACCACAATGACGATAATGGCGGGCCGTCGTGTGCGGCTCACCAGCGCGCCCACCAGTCGTGACAGCGCACCGGTGGCGTCCAGCAAGGCAAACGCGCCACCCACGAACAACACGGTAAGGATGACATCGGCGCCGGCCACGAAGCCGCGTGGCACGGACAGTACGGCGGCCATCGGCCCCACGGGTGCTGCCGCAACCGGCGCATACGTGCCGGCGATGACCACTTCACGACCCGTGGACGCATCGGCGCGCCGTTGGTAGGCGCCTGCGGGAAGAATCCACGTAAGCAGGGCGGCCACGGCCACGCCGCCCAACAGCAGCACCAGCGGGTGAGGAAGGCGAAGGGTCACGGGGGCGGGTGGGAGGAGACGACGAACGACCGACGCGTCTGCGCCAATATCGTCGCGGTCCGCCGGACCGCAACCAGGAACCGGGCGATGCGCCGCTACCGTTTCAGCAGAAACAGCAATGGCACGTCTACCCGCTGTCGCCACGCGCGCTCCGAGTGGTCGGCACCCTCGAAGACACGCGTCATGAAGTGCTCGCCATCCCGGTATTTCGCGCCGCGCAGCAGGGCATCAACGCGGTCCTGATACGGCGCGTACACCGTGTCCAGCGTCGCCGTTCCGTGGTCGAAATACAGGCGATGTTCACTGGCCTTTGGCACATGCTGCGCAAGGTAGGTCACCATGGCGCCGTCGCCGGCCGGCCAGTGGGTGGAGAGACAGGCCGCACCACCAAAGATTCCCGGGAGCTCGCTTATCGCGTACAACGAAATCAGGCCGCCCATGCTCGACCCCATGATGAACGTGTCGTCGCGATGCGGTTGGGTGCGATACGCGCGATCGATGAACGGCTTGACTTCGGTGGTGAGAAAACGAAGGTAGTCGTCCGACAGGGAGGGTCCTGCCACGGTCTCCGTGGCCGTGCGGCCCGTGGAGAACACGCTGTCGTTGGTGAGTGCCTTGCGCGGCATGTACTCCTGGAATCGTTTGGGCGTATTCCAGATGGCCACCACGATGGCCGGGCGGATGCGCTTCTCCCCGATCAGTCGTGTCATTGTTTCATCGATGCCCCAATCCACACCGCCCAACGATGTGGCCGGATTGAACGCGTTCTGCCCATCGTGCACATACAGCACCGGGTAGCGCTTGTTCTTCGAGCCATAGTCCGGTGGCAACCACACGTCGATGGTGCGACTGGCCACGTAGCGTGACGGAAAATTCGCGTGCTGCCGAAACGTGCCTGTGGTGGCCAACGGCGGTCCGGCCACGGGCGCAACCGCCTGTGCCGACTGCGCGCTCCCGGCACACGGGAATGCCGCCACCATGCAGCCAAGTAAAGCCGCGTAACATCGCCGGCCCATCAGTCAGAACCTGGCGGCGACTTCCCGGCGATTTGCGCCAGCAATGCCTGCTCTTGTTCCGGCTTAAGGACCCATTTCCCGGCGGCCTGTCGCTCGGCCGGCAAACCGGTGAACCACGCGAGCGTGTCGTGCAGCGTGTCCGCAACCGGACGGAGGGTCAGGCCGGCCGCATACGAACGCGACGTCACGATGGACGTATGCCCCAGATCGTTGCCACGGGCCAGAATCCAGGGCACGATACCGTCGATGCCGTTCTTGATGAACCACGCGTCGTCGTCAAACCAGACGTACCGTACGTT is drawn from Gemmatimonadaceae bacterium and contains these coding sequences:
- a CDS encoding YfcC family protein codes for the protein MTLRLPHPLVLLLGGVAVAALLTWILPAGAYQRRADASTGREVVIAGTYAPVAAAPVGPMAAVLSVPRGFVAGADVILTVLFVGGAFALLDATGALSRLVGALVSRTRRPAIIVIVVSVAFAGLGALENMQEEIIALIPVLLVLSRGLGFGAVTALAMSVGAAAVGAAFGPTNPFQTGIALRFAELPPLSQPGLRFGLMAAAVTVWIAWTLFMSRRDDVRPDVTAPATTPATGRDVVLLALVVLPFIPYVIGVMRYDWGFNELSAMFLIVGFAVGLVSGRGVSETAVALLEGMQGLLAASLFIGVARAMSVVLTDGHVMDTIVYGLATPLAKAPGIAAGLLMIPMQALIHVPVPSVSGQAVLTMPLMAPLADLSGISRDAAVIAYQTGAGLCELVTPTNGALLACLLGARVDFSRWLRFSIPGALLVAVVGVIGVVLAA
- a CDS encoding esterase family protein; protein product: MVAAFPCAGSAQSAQAVAPVAGPPLATTGTFRQHANFPSRYVASRTIDVWLPPDYGSKNKRYPVLYVHDGQNAFNPATSLGGVDWGIDETMTRLIGEKRIRPAIVVAIWNTPKRFQEYMPRKALTNDSVFSTGRTATETVAGPSLSDDYLRFLTTEVKPFIDRAYRTQPHRDDTFIMGSSMGGLISLYAISELPGIFGGAACLSTHWPAGDGAMVTYLAQHVPKASEHRLYFDHGTATLDTVYAPYQDRVDALLRGAKYRDGEHFMTRVFEGADHSERAWRQRVDVPLLFLLKR